GATTGAAATCTACTCaacatggaaaagaaaaatgttttctgtattttacgCTTATTTGGCCAACCTGCTGTACTCCTATAAGAATGTTAGAACATTACCTACGAACCAACATTGTAGCACATAGTACACAAGCAATTACTCAGCCCTTTCTCTCTTTCCCTTCTTACTCTGAACAAACAGTTTATGTCATTACTGATTTCATTGTTAAGTTTTCAAATTGTAATGTATAATCATAAGATCAAATTGTAGTTTGAATTTTCTTCTCTCATTCTATTTGTCCTCATATACACACTATCTAGTTCGGTGACAAATTCCAGTCTAAAGTGTTTTAGCTCTGTTATCTTTTTTGTCTGTTCCTCATGTTTCAGGACACCTTGAAAATGACATACTAGATGTTCAACTATAGGCAATTTAGAGTAACTTTTGTGTGCTTTGTTGTCTAAGAGAATGCTGTTTAGATCCATTGTATGTAAAGCAATGCTGAACTATCCtacatttaaaagaaactttacGTCACTTGTCCTGGCATCATTGTTAGAGCATGCCTAACATGTcctaataattgtttttttcctttcacTTTATTGTGTTTACCTTTATATGGGCACTCGTGCATATGATTAGGAAAATAAGTGTGCTTGTGTGATGCCTATTATACCAGAATTAATTCCTTGCTGGAGCCCGCATGTCCTTAGGCTTTAAGCCTTTAGCATGATCTTTGCCCCAGCACTCTAGCTCTTTGTCCTACTGATAAAGGGTACTCTCAAAGCCCTCACACCTCGTGTGCAGGCagaaaaacacacacaaaagCTATCCACTAAAGCCATTCATTCAAAGAGAAAAAGTGATAACTGAATAGAAAGACATGTAAAAGTTTTCACTCACAAGAGTGATTATTTGGTTGTTGTCCATAAACAAGTTGGTTGTCATACTTTATTATCAAGTCATCTCGTTACACATCACTTACAAACACACCAGTTCACGTGTGTAGGTGACAAACATTCATCTTGCACAACCACACAAATGAGTGATATGACAAGTTGCCACTAGAATACATGTGCAGTTGTGAACTGATGTGTGTCCTTTTGATGTTTATCGGactcttttttttacttttagatgtatgttattctcttaaaaaatgaaaactggtgattaattatttttagagaAAAAGACTATTTATCACGGTTTTGGTTTTTTAGTACACATTTTCTAGAgttcattttttatgtattatcaGTGTATAATGTTTACACTCTCAGCTAATTAGAAATCATCATTTGCACAAATTTTAAGATAACTATAGTAAAAgtcaataaatttatcataCATATCAGTCTATAGTTAGATGAATCTTTTACACATTCAGTGCATTCAATATttactctctcttttttatttaaacatggCAACAGTTTCATTGTCTTCATACTCACTAGTTTTAcctttttttgttgttgggcTGAGAACAGATAATAGCAGGGGACCCAGAGAATGTGACAGAGTCATGGATGAGTAATGTGTATAGTTTTGGGATGGTAATTTGGGAAATGGTAACTGGTGAGGCAGCAtactcttcattttcacctgttCAAGCAGCAGTGGGCATTGCTGCATGTGGCCTTAGACCAGAAATCCCAAAAGACTGccaacaaactctaaaatacaTTATGACAAAATGCTGGAACAACGCCCCTTCCAAACGCCCTCAGTTCTGTGAAATCTTAGCCATATTGCTGCGACCAAACTGCAACAACAGATAAACTTCCACATATAGCAAGTTCATGGACAAGGAAATGATATGTCCATGGATAAACATGACCTGTGTCCCCCTTTTATGGCAGTAATGAAGATGtaaattttctgcttttcacaATCTTGTATTTACTGTCATCTCTTGATGACAAATCCAAATGTCTTTGTCATCATAATCACACTGTTTTCCATTTCATGATTgtctgaaaatgaaaatatattacaatAGAGAAAACAGAAACCAAGTACTGATATTTTTTACTAAGTAGttcaaaataaaactaagtTAAACTAGTTTCACTTTGGATGGTGTATTTGGATTAACATTCGGTTACTTTCagcatgaaatatttttttgaaatacgAAACCTTAAAATTCAGACATGAGTACCCTTTTTTGTgctgtttttttaattttaaagtaagttCTTATCTTgaacatttaaataataaaagctGATGCTACTTATTACCATCAAATTTTTCCTATTGCAACGAGGTTTAACATTTATAAGAGGTTATCTAGGAACATTATGTTGTGGAAACTAGGATAATGTTGTGAGGAATATGCTTTCTGGGGCCTGCTAAAATGGTCATTTTTGTTGGTTCTTCCTTTGTTTGGTCTTCCTTTGTTTGGTCTTCCTTTGTCTGTTCTTCCTTTGTTTTTTCTGCAGTGGCTATCCAAAGGGTATCAAAAAGGGGTCCCTTTTGATCTTGTGTTTCCTTAGTGGTGAAATAATCTAACCCTTTAAGAACGAAGTGACGTGTTTCTTGCAAGTGCCGGGCACAGTGATATTTACACATATCTGTTCCCATGGTTGAGCCTATTGAGAGAAAAGATGAAATGGAATTGCTCTGTAGAACATGAACCAGATTCCTCAAATTACTACATTTTTCTACTATTTTTGTATGCATGAACCTGAAATCTTGTGCATGGGACAAAGCATTTCTTTACACAGTGATTAGGAATTTAGGATAAAGAATCTGTTAACAATGTCAaaaaacttttttgtttttttatgtatgaaAGATTTATGAAAATGTGAATCTATTCTATTCATATAAATTGCAAATGTGGATTTATAGTGGAGTGAGGGATTTGGCTTTAGGgggaaatatatttttaatttatagaggTAAGCTTTATTCCTTTCTATTTTGTATAGTTTGCTATATTAAATGAGAAAGTTGTCTACCTTCAATGCTAATGTtgtctataatattttttatagttaataatttattaaatttataattttataaatactgGTTTCAAGTTTATATGAATTTAacttcatattttatatcatcTATTCTCTGAAGTTTTAAGTAGAAAATCGTTCAAGTGCTCTAGATTTAGTAACCTTTTCCCtagcatttttatttatttaccctctttcattccatttgtttttagtgttttaatttCCATTTCCATATTATTTATGAGATGGATTCAGActaatataatgattttttaattattgtatccaaaattataaatatttttttttcttagcttTCTTATATCacttttcaattcaaaattttcaatattattatatcCTATTGTTTTCATAACTATTTACAAgtctataataaatattatgaaaaaattaattttgacatACTTTTACactcatttaaaatattatttttattttttcaataaaaaaatttatgtcaaATGAGTGTAATTATGTCAACATACTATagtagtaaaaattaaaaaacaaatcaaatcacCACACATACATTAACTTTATATGAAAAATCAATCTCAATgtaacattttctttaaaaagagtcaaaaagtgcaaaagttTGATTCCAACAAGTTaggataaaaaaaactcaacaataaaatttgaaaaagatatattgTAAAATTCCATAATGGTATTTTAGAAGTAGTGATAGTTTAAAAGTAGtaagactcgattattttaatgttaaataattttattataaatagttttattataaatgattttcattattttaaaatgtataatctCTCTAGAAATCATTTTTCTAGAATTTTCTACTTTCTCTCTGAGAGTTTTAACTCCTGAGTCATctctttgacgatcaggaggtacCTAATCGACCATGGCAACGAGGTCTACGTTTCTACTCGAGTAGTTTATtcaatagagcaagtaagttttgaCTCCTTTTTCCCTTTTCGTTTCCAAATCTGTTTTAGAGGAATCTTGTATTGTTGCATATGTAATCATGTCTCTCCTACTCGTTCTTGGTTCATCTAGAGTTCTAAGGACTCTCTCCGTTTGGTGTTTTGTAGGTTCGTCTATGTATTCTTTGTAGTTCAAGTAATGGGCGAAGCGTTTTTAGAGTTGGGCAGTTTCTTtgagaggtaagggaagctaggaTTCTTGCTTTAGTtatgattatattaataatttggtATCTCTTGGAattgttgttgattttgaaGAAGTTACTATGATTTGATGTCTTATAAGtgtgtttaattattaatttggatGGTATGATGTTGAGAGGAACTGTATTTGTGTGATCTTAATGTGTTATATTGTCATGAATGTGATTGAGGAAGTTGTGTTGTTGTTAGAAACTGAGTTCAAAGTGGTTGTGATGAGAAATGATTACATTGTTGAGTTTAAAAAGGAAAGGTTTTCAAGGGTGAGTTTGAGAAATAGAGACTATTGAGAGTAAACCATTGTTTAGGTACTGTCATGAGGTAGATTGAGATTTGTTGGGTGTAAATTGGAGGTTGAAATATGAGCTATAGTGAAAGTggagtttatagttgaagtttGTAAGTGTTTTGAAGGAAATAAGATGTTTTAGATAGTGAAATGGTGAGAGAAGGATGATAAACTGGTTTGAGCCATTTGGGGTCTGCTATGAGATGTTTTGTGACTTGTCTACGCattgaaatgaagaaaatttgatgtaaGAGTGTTTGATGGTTGATAAGTAGAGTTTAACTTGGTTTAGAATTAGTTTTGAAGGGTTTGGACTAGTAAGAATTTGAATTCCGGGTTCTGTGTTTAAATGATCATTTTGGAGGATGCTAGTAAGTCATTTGGGACTTGTTGGAGTCCCtaagttgtttaaaaataaGCTATAAATGGTAGAATCCAATTTGGGTCTATAAAGTGAGGTTTTAGTTAATTTTGGATTGGAATCTTGTGATCAACCACTTTAAAATGAGTTTAGGTTGGTTTAGATACATTTGTTTAGGTCCATTTGAGTGTATAATACAATCTAGGAATGTTAGAAGATGAGAAAGATGCATAGAATAGGTCATGAGTGGTTAAGGGGTGCAAATTCTGCAGTTCTGTGTTGTAGAATTATGTAGTCTCGTTGAGCGAGCTCCTCGCTGAGTGAGTAAAACACTTATAGCTGAGCGAAAATCTCACTGAACGAGAGGTGAACAAGCAGAACCCACTGTTTCTATTTTCGCACAGCGAGTAATCCATAACctgttttgattatttatttatttgttttatgatAACTTTGAGCTATGCTTTGACTTTGAGGATGGCGTAGAAATATCTATAGTATTCTATGGTGGTTTATTTTTGAGGTATGTATGTATTTGATGTATGTAAATGTTTGGATACAATGTGATAATATATGGTTATAAGTATGGTTTCACGGTTAGTAACATGGGTTCCACAGGAAACTCCTTCGGTAtggttttaagtattttagaatGAATCCAGGGAGCTCAACATTGGGGGTTATTCTAACActctaatggtctttcattctcaaatagagaagattgATACAGTGAGAGTGGTAGGAGATCCTAGTCTAGGTGCTACCTAGAGGCTTATGACGCGATAACAGACTAACCTGATGTGGGTGGTAGAGTGAAATccattgacaatgactttgcaaagtagtagaggtcaccacaagtgcacaacccgccataaCTCAATATTCATTCTAAGTCCGAACAACCAGTTTAGGTCTTTGCATGTTAAGATGTTTGGATTGGATTAAATTACATATAACTCTTATATGAAATGCTTTAAACTTATGATGTATTGTTTTGGATATAACTTACTCTTGCTTTTTATGTTGTGTGTTGTTTTTCTTTGCGATGACCACCTTAATGGTATGAGTTTAGGAAGGACATCTTTTCGGGGATCCAACGATTTGTTGAAAGAGAAGCAACAAGATAAAGAATTTTGCTCTTCAAGGATAGAATCTTCTGCTCTAATAGTCTCAGatttcttataaattatcatgtatatatgttttattttagtaattttatactattaaaatgtaaagttactgtaaaaaaaaatacaaaccaAGAGTAAcacaaaggaaaataaataaggtGATGCCAATTTAGAAAAggtcaaaatgaatataataaatttatttttgaatagaTTAGGGTTACACCAATACAAGTAAGAGATCATGAAAATGTTACGTAATGATATGgaatacaaataacaaaaaagaaGCCTTAAgcagttttattttaatttgtcatttaaagtaatttattcAAGTCTTAAGCAGTTATTTGCAGTAATTGTTCCTTAAACTGGCTGTAATAGAGCAAACAattccaaacaaattttctgaaatatatttAGGACAAGAAGAAATACTAATAATTAGAGTAAATATCAAGTAGTTATTATTATgcatgctttttttttctcatttattaGGCTCTAACTTTTGCAATTTTAATTTACCATAGCCCAAAATTAatgtaatgattttttttttcatttttatatcttaagtgatgaaagaaataaacatagtgagtttataaaaaaaaggtttaattgcttcctttgtccccagtttggttgaattgtgtcaaattcatcctcattttttaaaaagtttcattgtcgtcctcacgtggtgtaaaagtgtcaattgaatccaaacatagaaaaaatttgtgtcaatgtagttatctccgttaaatacacactaacggtgttaagtggctgattatttggcactGACGTGTCAATGACGTGGCACTTAGAGGGTTACTTAGCAGATGAAACACGCATTACGATGACGCTGGTCGCGCTCTTCCTCACCGCCACCAAGCTCGCCGGAGCTCTCTTTACTCTCACCGTTGCCAAAAGTGGTAGCTTTTGTTCATGATTTGCCCATACAGAAACGATGAAGTGAACATTTGGTGAAGGGAATAAATTTCTTGCAtcaatatatcaataaattaGAATTGTTGGATGAAATGGACAGTACAGTTCACATTTTGGTGTTGCCAGTCCGatgatataattttgtttgtagCATCGAATTCACCAAATGCATCAAGACAATTAACAAAACAGAACCTTGAAACCTTCTTCATTGAAGTCTTGTTTCCCCACCAGACCTAGCGAGCAGCCACGACAGAACATCGTTTCTGACAATCTCAACATTTTCATCGGTCTCTCCGAACAGCAAGGAATGCATCATCCCGTCGTAAACCTTGATGGTCTTATCGAGGGTCCTGGCTTCGCGGTACAACTCCCTACTCACATCGGGGTCGGTGACAGCATCGGCGCTGCCGTGCAAGACAATGAAAGGAAGGTTGACATCAGAGAGCCTCTGATTGAGGAAGTCGGTAACCCTTAAAAGTTCGACGACGGTGCCCAACCTCGGCTTTCCGCGATACCTCAAAGGGTTCATGTTGGCGATGAGTTTCTTGCGGGGAACCTTGACGGACTTGAAGAGGAGATCGGGGGTGGGGACGATGGGGAGAGTGGGGAAGAATCTGGCGAGGAAGGTGAGGATCTGGGGAATGGGCCATCTGGGTCTGACGCTGTCGGAGATTTTGCACATGGGGGCGACTAAAACGGCGCCGTTGAAGGGTTCCGGGGAGAGGAAGTGAATGAGGAGGCAGATGGCGGCGCCCATGGACTCGCCGAAGAGAAAAGAGGGGAGGTGTTGGAATTGGGGGTTTTGTTGTTTGATAGAGTTGAAGAAGGAGAGGCAATCGTCTGCGACGAAGTTTACGGAGGGGACGAAGAGAGCTCCAGGACACTGAGTATATTTTAATCCGAGCTCTCTTTGTCGGAAGTTTCGTCGATAGGGGAGCGGAATCGGCGAAGGTTGTTCTTGCGGAAGCGGGAGTAGGAGAAGGCGTTGGCGGCAACGGTGAGAGTAAAGAGAGCTCCGGCGAGCTTGGTGGCGGTGAGGAAGAACGCGACCAGCGTCATCGTAATGCGTGTTTCAGTTGCTAAGTAACCCTCTAAGTGCCACGTCATTGACACGTCAGTGCCAAATTATCAGCCACTTAACAtcgttagtgtgtatttaacggagatgactacattgacacaaattttttctatgtttggattcaattgacacttttacaccacgtgaggacgacaatgaaacttttttaaaaataaggatgaatttgacacaattcaaccaaactggggacaaaggaagcaattaaacctaaaaaaaaagttaagaacaCGCATATTTTAAGACAAAGCAGTGAAAAGAGTAACATTTATCTTAGGTTTACAACAAGTATACGATGTTATGTGTAATATAGAtgaagttatttatttattaatgggGAAACGTAGTATTAATTTCTGCTTTTGGAATTTCCACGCTGACAGGGGAGACCAAAGAAGAATTCGACGTCGTTTGGAGTGAAGGACAAGATAAAACGGCGACGTGGCATGTAGTCATTCCGGTGCATTCGTTTTGTCCACCCCGCTCAGGATTCTTCCATACTCACAGTAACAGGCCCACTCTCTCTCTCATTGCTGCAAGAGAAGACAGAGAGAAATGGTAGCGAGTAAAGCAAAAACCCTAGGTGCGTAGAACAATTAACAAACCATAATTTACATGCAAATCCATAAATacccttctttctcttctttctctctctttctcttataCCCAATCTCATCTCTCACACACACTCACTTTACATCTTCAAACCCAGCTTCAAAGAAACCtaatctctctctttctctctctcgaTTCGCACACTTCAATCTGATTCCATTCCTTCCTTCTCTCAAGTTTCATTCGGTACGTTCGCTTCCTTCGATTCCGTTCCACCTAGATTCAGATTCGTCTACTTCTTCCTTCGTCCTTCCAACCTCGAATCTCCTGCTACTTAGGGTTTTgcataattgatttatttttatatatcatcAGCTGCATGGATCTTGTTTGTtatgattttggttttggtttgatTGATTTTTGTTGTGGTGATAATTTCGATGGTGCGGTTGCGTTGCGTCTTATGCAGTTTACTGCACTATATGCTTCCTAGAAAGAGAGCGAGCGAAGGAGGAGTGGTAGTTGAAGGAGAGAGTGACGCCGCCACTAACAGCAATACATCGAAGAAAGCTCGGATCGGCTGCTTTGCTGCCTGCTCGGGTGCAGAGGGATCGGCGGTGAACGACAGCGGCCGGGGATTCAGTGCCAGCGGGAGCGGCGGGGACAACAGCGGCGGCGGGAACTCGATCGAAGGAATGGCGTTCGGGGTCTCGGACCCAGCGGAGATCGACGAGGATCTGCACAGTCGGCAGCTCGCCGTCTATGGCCGGGAGACCATGAGGAGGCTCTTCGCATCCAGCGTCCTTGTTTCGGGGATGAAGGGACTTGGCGTTGAGATTGGTAATTGGGTTTTTTAACGCttcaattgtaatttttttaatttctttctggATGTCTTGTTTTTGTGTTGGTTTTCTTAGGGGTTATTTATGGGAATGACGGTGGAAATAGTTAAATCTTTGGGGTTTATAGGAGATGTAAGATTTATGAAACATGCTTATTCGTAAATGTTTGTATTCATTTCTGCATAATCACTTATGAAGAAGAACATAAGAAGGTAACTTGAATCGAGCTTCTCTCATAAGATAAAATCAACTTGGTGGATTTTTGTTGTTGTCCTGCCACGGGTTTCCCCTAGTCTACTGGGCCAGATACTATTACTTGTGCATTGAACTTCTATAGAAGCTTCTCTCATTTAACATTTGCAAAAGTTGAGATACATAAGTTGATTTTAGCTTTTAAGAGAAGTTGTGCATATTTacccttttattttcttctattataaagggttacaaaaaatttatccaaaaaggttctaaattaatttagacTAAGTGTTCGTACTAGCAGTGGTTTACCCTCCGCCCCCCTCTCTAAATTGAAGGAAAGGAAATTGTTTGGTTTGTTTTTTGATAGGATTGGTGCTAGGTGGATTGGTAATTTGGTCCCTTGTCCCCTTTGTAGGCTGAGAAATGAAGTGAAGGGGAGTAATAGACTTGTACAATTCACGAGCTTGTTATTTGTAGTACTTGCTTAAAATGATCACTAGTTGCTCACTATTTCAAACTTTATATTGTTGACTTGAGAATTGGGATTATATTTCACTGTATGAATATAGCTATCAACTGGTTAAAAGTCATCGTTGGATATCTTTGGGCAATTGCTGAATGTTTGTACTTATGCCTATTCTTTAGCTAGTTAAAAGTGGGACTTTgatgtttttaatgttttctcaTATAGATTTGAGTAGTGTAAGCCTTGTTTTTTCTGTAACCAAATAATGTTTACTACCTGCAGCGAAGAATCTCATTCTTGCTGGGGTGAAATCTGTAACCTTGCATGACGAAGGAGATGTGGAGTTATGGGATTTGTCCAGTAATTTTGTGTTTTCAGAAAATGATGTTGGCAAGAACAGGGCAGTGACTTCCGTTAGTAAGTTGCAGGAACTTAACAATGCCGTGGTTGTACTAAGCTTGACAACTAAGCTGACTACAGAACAACTGGCTAATTTCCAGGTACTTTCAATCTTGATGTCTACTCCTTTTTCGTTTTTGGAACTTCATGTTTTCCTTAAATGCACTTATATGTACATCTGCGCCATATGAAGTGATTGTATGTGCGCTTTGGCATGTTTTACTGTCCATTGAATTTTTGGAATAAGGATTTTCCTTGTGCATATGTTGAAGGGCAACTTCTAATGTTAGTTATTTGTGTTCAATGCCATGTACGTGAAACTTCTCCATTGATGCTCATTATTTGCAAAACTGGGTGATTAACAATGGGTGAACAATATTGTGCCATTTTAAAATGTGATTGATGAAGGAGGGGGGTTCCTCTTAATGCATAGTCAGTGGTTCCTTTGTCTGTAATACTACTATGCTTCTATCTTGCTTTACATATGCCTGAGTTATTTGTTAGCAATTTAGTTGTGCTTGGGTTCTGAATGTAATGAGGCACTAGGttattttctctcaattttatttgaagttaattaaaatgtttttgttgATAATTAAAATGAGGTATGCGCATGTTAAGTGATTATTGATGATTGTGATAGTAGTATGATATGTTTTCTGGGGTAAAGACGAGTATTGGAAATAATGTGGTCACCTGGTATGAGACAACTAATTGCATGTGTTAAACCTGATTAGTTGTGTACAGACACACGATTGTCCTTGCAatgtttgataaataatattatttgtaaaaatctGAAGTGaaataatgttagattatatATTGATCATAAAACTGTGAGGAacatgtttgaattttcttgaCCAAATCAGCAAAATATAAACTTGTGAATTTTGCGACTTTGATGTGATTTAGATTGTGAAAGTTGGTCAATGGTGTTCTTTAATGTGAATTTATTCTGCTTTCCTGCAACATgaatctatatatttttatttatttaaactattttgtAGGCTGTTGTTTTCACTGAAATCAGTCTTGAGAAAGCCATCGAGTTCGATGATTACTGCCACAGTCATAAGCCTCCTATTGCCTTTATTAAAACTGAAGTTAGGGGCCTTTTTGGTTCTCTGTTTTGTGATTTTGGGCCCGAGTTCACTGTTTTTGATGTTGATGGAGAGGATCCTCATACTGGTATAATTGCGTCCATCAGCAATGACAATCCAGCTCTAGTTTCCTGTGTTGATGATGAGAGGCTCGAGTTTCAGGATGGAGATCTGGTTACATTCTCTGAAGTTCATGGTATGAAAGAGTTGAATGATGGAAAACCAAGAAGGATAAAAAATGCTAGAGCATATTCATTCACTCTTGAAGAAGACACCACAAATTATGGTAGATATGAAAAAGGTGGTATTGTCACGCAGGTCAAGCAACCAAAGGTTTTGAACTTTAAACCACTGAGGGAAGCACTCAGTGATCCAGGTGATTTTCTTCTGAGTGATTTTTCTAAGTTTGATCGCCCACCACTACTGCATTTAGCATTCCAGGCTTTGGATAAATTTGTCTCCGAGATTGGTCGCTACCCAGTTGCTGGTTCAGAGGATGATGCACAGAAACTTGTATCCATTGCCAGTGATATTAATGGTAGCTTAGGTGATGGAAAATTGGAAGACGTGAATCCAAAACTTCTACAACAATTTGCCTCTGGTGCTCGAGCAGTATTGAATCCTATGGCAGCTATGTTTGGTGGAATTGTAGGACAAGAGGTTGTAAAGGCATGCTCTGGGAAATTTCATCCACTTTTTCAAGTAAGTAATAATGTTCTTGGTCGTCACtgtatcatcttttattttgaaatgttgTGTGGTGCAgctgaaaaaatatttttcttggacTTGGTCAACCATTTGGTTTGCGCATTCAGTTTGCTGTTTCAGTTGATGTTTTGTTCCTCTGAACTTTCTACACtttgttgaatttgatttggctaagattttttatttttggatcatgttcttttcttttacgACAACTTGAACCCATTGAGCTTGAACAAAATTTCAGTTGATACCcctcattttttattatataggaACATACCTTAATCTATATAGCCACATAACACTATATTCTTTGCTACCACCTATCTCCCCCTATTTTTTGTGCtgttatatatgtgtgtgtgtgtgcatatatatatatatatacatatatatatcaGGGAGGTCAAAATAATGTCAAAAGCGGGAGGGCTATGGGGCATAATTTCATTAAACCTGAGGTCAAAATATAACAGGGAGGTCAAAATAATGTCAAAAGCAGGAGGGCTATGGGGCATAATTTCATTAAACCTGAGGGATGAGTGTAATTTTCCCATTGTTTAGTATTTGTGATTCTTCTAGCATTCAAGCATGACATTATACCCTATCTCTGCATAGCCCCTTAATACTACTTTGAACTGAAAGTTAGCCTTAACTTGTGGCATTACCATAGGTGTGTTACTGAAATCTCTGAAAAGCTTTGTGCTTTGGTCCACTCAAAACGTGTACATACCAAATTTTAAGCAAATGGTTTTATATATTGATTAGTTTAAATACCTATGTTCTAATGATGTTTGAATAGGGGATCAGGGTTCCAATACAACAGTTCCAAAATATATTGACTTTTTTTGTTTGCTTAGGATGTATagaataatagaaataatttgaGTCAGACTACTATATCTAGTCTATCTTCACTTTTTTGTTGGCCTACTTATTGGACGCATTAATTGTTTTGAGCTTATAATATATGT
This window of the Vigna angularis cultivar LongXiaoDou No.4 chromosome 7, ASM1680809v1, whole genome shotgun sequence genome carries:
- the LOC108336684 gene encoding caffeoylshikimate esterase, producing NTHYDDAGRVLPHRHQARRSSLYSHRCRQRLLLLPLPQEQPSPIPLPYRRNFRQRELGLKYTQCPGALFVPSVNFVADDCLSFFNSIKQQNPQFQHLPSFLFGESMGAAICLLIHFLSPEPFNGAVLVAPMCKISDSVRPRWPIPQILTFLARFFPTLPIVPTPDLLFKSVKVPRKKLIANMNPLRYRGKPRLGTVVELLRVTDFLNQRLSDVNLPFIVLHGSADAVTDPDVSRELYREARTLDKTIKVYDGMMHSLLFGETDENVEIVRNDVLSWLLARSGGETRLQ